TCTGAAGAGAAACGGGGCGTGAGTAGGGCTGTGGCCATCACGGGGCCCTGCTCTTGCCAGgagtgctggtgctggaggccAAAAGACCTTGTCAAAGTTCTTCTGCTTCTtatccagagcagcacaggcagcattgGATCTCTCCACATCAATCATCAGGTCCTCCACTTcattctgcagcctctgctttgtCTTTTCCAGGGAGGCACATTTGGCATTGACAGCCTCAACATGCTCCTCTGCATCCTGCAGGCGCTGGGCCAGCTTCTTCCTGGGAGGCGACAAGCACAGTTGCACATCAGAGCTTGGAAAGACATCAGTTCTATACTTGTCATGAGAGGTCAGCTGGTCACGTTAAGGGTTTTGAACTGCGCACTTTTCACAGATATGGTAAGGATCCATACTTTGCTGTGTCCTATCACCTATTAGGCCTGTCTTAGCACTTCTAGTCCTAAAGCCTGTATTTTCCCTTCCTATCTCCactttttctctgccttcctctctctcctttttttttacaaatctATATTATTGCCTTCATCCCATTCTTGACTTAGCCCACTCTCAGAGATTCCAATTTCCCATGACCAGTTTCAGTCTTCTCTCGTTATTTCCCATTCTGCTTCCCCACGTACTTGGCCTCCTCGAGCTCCTCCGTGCGCTGAATCGCGTCCGTCTCATATTTGGTTCTCCACTGGGCCACTTCACTGTTGGCCTTGGACAGGGCTCGCTGCAGCTCCCCCTtggcctcctgctcctcctcataTTGTTCCCGGAGCAAGTCACAGTCATGGCGAGCAGACTGCAGGGCATGGGCCAGGGCATTCTTGGCCTAGATGGAGAGTTGGGTTGCATCAAGGAGTGGTAATACCTCGTGAAATCTCTTCCAATGAATTAACTTCACACTACAAGCATGACTGCTGGAGGAATGTTTGCAATGAAGAACAGATGTAAGACTGGTGACAAAAATCTATTAATCAAACTTATTGCACAAAGAAAAACCATCCCCCAGGATGGCTTACGCTAAGCAGATCCTGTCCCCAATAGGCTATGTAAAGCTACAGGCATAGTCAATGGCCAGTGCTAAGAAATCAGGAATAACCTTAATTTCTTCCTCTAGATGCCTCTTCAGTTCCTCAATCTGTTGGGTGAAAGCCTGTTTGCCTCTTGACAGCTGAGAAATCAGAGCATCTTTCTCATCTACCTGGCGTGAAAATTCACCTGGGGAAGCAAACATATAAGAAAATATTCTAATTGTAATTTATGACCCAAAGAAGCTGGTTTAGGAGTCATGCAAAAACATAATGGAGTCTCTCTAACCTGCTTCTGTCTGCAGACGAGCTCTTTGAGCATTGAGGTCATTGATCATGCGCTGATGCTCCTCTTCCTTGGTCTTAATCTCACTCAGCTGATCTTCCAGAGTGCGGCACATCTTCTCCAGGTTGGCCTGTGGAGACCACAGAGAATGAAAGAAGATTAGTATCTAGATGCCTTCTTATGAACAGCAGGATTCTAACcagaaaaaagtgaaacaaCTTGCAAGTTATAGACTTTTTCTTGGAGTTAGAAGGTTAGAAACAAGTTCCATACACAGACATGAGTTAGTTGGTAATCTGTCCATAATTTTAAAGGATATACTTCAACATTATTTATATTCatgttttttttatatttttccctaCCTTGGCTTTGGAGACAGACTCCATGTTGCTGGCCAAGTCATCAATCTCCATCTTCATCTCACTCTTCTCCTTTTCTAGCTTCTGCTTCACGCGTTGCAGGTTGTCGATCTGctcacccagctcagctgtgctgtccgCGTGCTTCTTGCGCAGGGCGGCAGCCGTGGCTTCGTGCTGCAGCGTGGCCTCTTCCAGGTCACGGCGCATCTTCTGGAACTCTGCCTCACGCTTCTTGTTCATCTCAATCTGAGCTGATGTGGCCCCTCCTGCTTCTTCCAGGCGCTCACtgatctcctccagctccctggaCAGGTCAGCGCGATGCTTCTCCGCTTTAGCGCGAGAGGTTCGCTCTGCCTcaatctcctcctccagctcctcaatgCGGGCCTGCAGAACAGCAGGGACCCTTCACAGCCAtgccctcctcctgcctgagCTGAGCCTGAGCAAGGCAGGGCAAGGCACAGAGActtgcctgcagctccttgATCTTCTTCTGAAGTTGCATGCCCAGGGCCTGTTCATCCTCGATCTTGCCCTGGATCTGGCTGATTTCAAAGTCTTTCCTTTGGGACAAGTGAACCGTGTTAGAGCACAAAGAAACAAGACaagtgctgcagcccagcactcaCGGGCCCCAGAGCCACACTTACTTCTTCAGTTTctcatccagctgctgcttgtcATTCTCCAAATCCATGATGCTGTCCTGGGCCAGCTTCAGGTCTCCTTCCAGTTTCCTCTTCGCTCTCTCCAGGTCCATGCGCAGTTTCTTCTCTTGCTCCAGGGACCCTTCCAGCTAAACACAACAAGACCATCAGGGCTCTGCCAGACAGCTTGGACTCCATACCTGCCCTCTTCCTGCTCTATATCTGTGTGCTTACATCATCCACTTGCTGTTCCAGCTTGGTCTTGGCTTTGGTCAGAGTATTGACTTTgtcttcctctgcctgcaggtCATCCAGGGTCTGCTGATGCGCCTCTTGGAGGGCTTTCTTCTCCTTTGTCAGCTTGGCAATTGTCTCGTCCAGAGCTGCCATCTCCTCAGTCAGGTTTTTCACCTACAAATATatgcatgttttaaaatttggaaGTAAACATGTTCACTGGTTTTATGTTTGATTTACATTTTGGATGCTCAGAGGCGCACAGCTGAAGATTTTCAAAAGTCAACATGTCTTTTGGTAAGTTGCCTTTTACTCCGAGTCTGTAATTTCATGACCCTTTATGTGACTGCCAATGTGAGTACCTTGTTTTCAGTGGcatgtttttccttctccaccttGGCCAGTGTTAGCTCAAGGTCATCAATATCTTTCTTCAACTCTGAACATTCATCCTCCAGCTTCCTCTTCTTGGCTGTCAACTCAGCATTGATTTCCTCTTCATCCTCTGCCCTTTCAGTCACCTCCTTGACTTTGGCTTCCAGctggattttggttttgatgAGCTGGTCACACCTTTCCTCAGCATCAGCCAAAGCATCAGCTTCCTGGtgggaaaatccagaaaatacTATTTAGTACTGAAGGAAGCTATGGGAATTGCCAAGACTTTCAAattactttcagggaaaaacaCACTGTGCAATTACCTTGGAAACTACAAATCTAGAAATGGTTTTAGTTAGTTTTTTTGTTGGACCTTTTGCATCTTTAGTACAGCTCTGTTTAGCTACATTTCATTTCAACCTATTTATTTTGGGTATATAAGAAAGTCACTTAGATTTAActgatgttttcattttctcctttagaAAGTGGTTGTGTCTTATTATACAATACTCAGATTTATGTGGAAGTGTTGAGAAATGTAAGTACCTCTGCCTCCAACGAAATATTTGAAACTCCATTTAGTAGCTTTGTACTCAGCCATTGGTGTCAGTGGACAATAGAATGAGATTCATCATTCCCTGAAACAGACATTTCAGCTCCAGGGTattgccaaaatattttttatggttGTGGGAGGCCAAAAGACATTGGAGACAGACATATAGTGATGATGCTTGTATTGTAAGTTGTTATGGATATCTCTGTTTTCTGGAAGTAGTAGCTGCAGGAGTTGAGATGACATCTGCTATAAGAAATTGTAAACAGCTCTTCGTTTTGATGAAAGTTAAGGCAGAGTAGTAGATCAGTCAAGCTACTGTCTCTGCTCCACTAGATAAACTACAGTGACCACAATAAGGCTTTATGTCTCACATAATGTCTCTCATATAGCTTTATGAACTCACACAGACACATGTAGTTATGAAGACTAAAAGctcatacttttaaaattacagctCGCAACAGTAAGATTGCGTGAAGAAAGAATGTGGTCTTTAGTTACATGGTATTAGGCTTAAAGTATTTTAGAAGGCTTTATATATAATTTGAGAGTGTATTAAGAAAGGAGTGTTAGATCATATTTACTTATAAAAGTATAGAAATATGTTACTCACAGCCTGCACTTGGAGCTGTAGGTCATTCTTCTCCTTCATCAGTGAGGCCAttttctcctccatctccttccGCTTTGCCTCAGACTTTGCAAGTTCTTCCTTGGTTTTCTCAAATTCTTCCTTCATGTTGGCCATCTCCTTCTCAGACTCTGCACTCTTCAGCAAGGGCTTGATCTTGAAGAACAGCTTCATCCATGGCCAGTGTTTGACATTCATGAATGCACGAATGTTGTACTGGATGCAGAAGATGGATTCCCTGAGACATAATTAAAATGTACAATTAATATTCTCAGTCTGACAAGTGTCAACACTTTTCCATGAGCAAAATGACTTTAACTGAAGAAGAGGAAGGTGTACCTGCGCTCCACCATCCTCTGGTACTCCACCCTCGCCAGGAAGCCCCTGCATCTGGCCTGGGTGCGGGTGATGAGCTGTGCCAGCTTCTCATCCCTCATCTCCTCCAGGACCCCTATCAGCCCAGCTTTGAAGAACACCTTGAGAGAGGGAATATTGCAGCACATCACTGTCAGATGGAGAGAGCAAagcccaggcaggcagtgaATGGGGGTGTTTGTACCTTGGTGTGTCCAAATTTGTACTGGGTGTGATCCACATCGATTGAACTAAGAAGCTTCTCAGAAGCCTTCTTGCTATCGATGAACTGTCCCTCAGGGATGGCACTGGCATTAAGCACCTTGTATCTGTGAAATCGGAGGAAATAGGAGGAAGACAGTGTCCAGTCATAAGAACGTTCTCTTTACTGAAACAAAGAGCAGTGTTTGCAGCAGAACCAGGCTGAGGAAGTTGGAATTTCATCTCTCCATACTTAAAGACCCTGGTAAAGCTCGGTTGTGTGATGGAGAGCAGTTGGTAAGGACACCTGACTTATCTCTTCATTTCATAGCTCTCACCTCTGTTTGAAGTCAGCATAGAGGACTCTGCTGGGGAACCCTTTCCTGCAGATCCTGATCCCTTCCAGCACGCCGTTACAGCGCAGCTGGTGCAGCACCAGCTCGTGCTCCATGGCACCTGGCAATGCAGAGCACAAATGAGGGGCACAGATTGCATTGCAGAGGGGAATGGATGTATCAGAGCAAGGATCTTTCATCTTGGGCTTCTTACCAGGTGTTTTAGTCTCATTGGGGATGATGCAGCGCACAAAGTGGGGGTGAGTGCTCCGCAGATTGGTCATCAGCTTGTTCAGATTCTCCTGTGGGATCATGCATAGTAGTTTAGATGAAGGAAATTTACTTTTGCATACTTTGTACCTAGATGCCAAGAAactaatataataaatattagaaGAAGCTTAAAATTTGACATCTAGATTTAATGAAACCTTCTATATACTTTTTGTTGAGAAGTATTCTCAttaaaaaagtgtttaaaattcATCGCCTTTTTCTGGAAGAAGTAAAACACtacattataaatatattaacaCAAACCCTTTGGggataaatatttatatttatatttatatttatatttatatttatatttatatttatatttatatttatatttatatttatatttatatttatatttatatttatatttcatgacagattctgaaaaaaaaaaattcccaaaaaatgggagtGAACTTTTACAAGAAATTCAAAGAGCCAAATGAAGACTTATTCCTAAATTTGAACAAAATTCACTATGGAATGCACTTCAGACTTAGTATCGCTTCTCTATAAAACCAATGCCAGAACACAAATCTGAGTGCATTTCCCTCAGTTTGGACATTTTGTTCATGTTACTTTATAGAAAATGAATCCATACTTTACCCGGAAAAGAGCTGAGACAGTCTGGAAAGAAGAACCCTTCTTCTTGCCTCCCTTCTTGccgccaccaccaccaccactagcctcttaaaatgaaaaaaatagttttttaataTACCCATATAACCTTTTTTGCTATATCTTTACATATCCGAAttgttgaaaaagaaaatttagaaaaataaccTGCTTCTCCTCCACCATAAGAAGCAAAGAGTAAAGCCAGCGTCTTCACAGATGATTTTTGGTACAGCCCAATGACAGTTTCATTCAGAGGGTCCTTGTTCTTCTCCAGCCACCCAGTGATGTTGTAATCCACTGTGCCAGCATAGTGCACCAGGGAGAAATGGGCCTCAGCCTTGCCTTTGGCAGGCTTGGGCTTCTGGAAGTTGCTGGACTTGCCCAGGTGCTGGTCATAGAGCTTGTTCTTGAAAGAGGTGTCAGTTGCCTTGGGGAACATGCACTCCTCTTCCAGGATGGAGAAGATGCCCATGGGCTGGAAGATAGTTCAATAAACAAGAGAGAATGCCAGTAGAATATATGATTATGGCTTGGTCTCATAGCGAATGTAGTAAAAGACaggaagctgaaaaataaactttgccatgtagaaaatttatttctaaaaaagaGTTTAAAAGATTCACCTGCTTGATTTGCACTTTGGCATCGTGATTCAGAATGTTTTCTATGCCAATGACGATGTTAAAGTTCATGAggagaaagaatattttaaagtttttttcacAAATGTGTCCATGACATATTAACTTGTGTATTTGAATTTTCAATCAGCGCCTCAAATTATAAGGAACTACAAGAAATCTCTGTTTCTTCCTCTCAGAGGTCAGACACTGTACTTGCTTTGGTGTGAACCATACAGAACCATTACAGATAACTGTATTAATTTCCAGATAACTTTATATTAGAGCCcgaagaaaatgttttcaatttaCTTTAGGAACTGCCCTGTGCTTTTGAAGATAATATCCTTTAGCCAAACAAATGAGATGCCTTCCATGCAGAGAATCTGTGAGAATTACTTCTATAGTTTTCAGTGGACTTTCTAATATCTATAATGCATAATTAGCAATAGTACAGGTCAAGATGTATTTCTGCACTTAAAACCAAATACAAGAATCCAACTACTGGAAATTTAAAGCAATGAGATCTTGAATTAAAAACATACCTTCTCAATGAGCTCAATGCAGGCAGCCAGGTCCATGCCAAAGTCAATGAACTCCCATTCAATGCCCTCCTTCTTGtactcctcctgctccagcacgaACATGTGGTGGTTGAAGAACTGTTGCAGTTTCTCATTGGTGAAGTTGatgcacagctgctccaggctgttgAACTGCCCAgtggaaaaaaccacaacaacaaaCCCTCATCAGTATGCAAAATTCTTCATCATTCTCCTCCACCCTTTATAAATATCCCCAGTCAAAACACAACTGTATTACCAGGACGTCACCATAACAGAACTTATATGCAGCTCCAGAAAGAAATACCGGTATAATGaaaatcagggatttttttcagagcagattTTTTTAGTGAATCtgataaaattaataaaatactttGGCATTTTTTTATTCACCAAGCAAGATGAGTGCATGCTCTTGTCTCCAAATTGAAAACCCTTGATATCTCTGATTAAACAAATAACTATTCATTCCTTGGTTCTTTAAACATTTTGAACATCCTTAACTCattatatatttgaaaatgcatCTCCTAGCTCTGCTACAGAAGCTCTTTTATAAATTTATTGGAATTATTTTGGGTCATTTAATCCTTAACATTAAGCTCCAACAGTTGTAATATTACAACATATAAAATTCTATTTGCTGCTTCTGCACAAACAACATGACTCTGTGCTTGTACTGATAGAGCTTTtgaggattttgttttctcctagagaagaaaatgagttggtttttttcctacgTAAAATCACAAATGACTAGCATGTTAAATATTCAGAGAAGTATTACTTACAAGTCCTCTGATATAACCATCCTTCCCTTCAAGAGCAGCCCTCAAACCTAAAATCTTACTTACATCAAAGATCTCAAAGCCAGCAATGTCCAGGACACCAATGAAGTACTGCCTGGGCTGCTTCGTGTCCAGCTGTTCGTTGATGCGAACAACCATCCACAGGAACATCTTCTCATAGACAGCCTTTGCCAGGGCACCCACTGAATTGTATACCTAAACCAAAGGAGAATGAAGTGGGAAAAATACAATTTACAGAGCAAATAGTAAGTGATTCAAGTCAGAGGTTCCCAGTCACCAAGTGGTTGTGGTTACCTGCTGCACAGTTTGGCCCTTGGTCACGTATTCATTCCCCACCTTGACTCGGGGGTAGCAGAGGGCCTTGAGCAGGTCTGCTGAGTTCAGACCCATCAGGTAGGCAGCCTTGTCAGCAACTAAGTACAAGAACAAGGAGATTTAAATAAAGGATAGCAAGACATGCAGCACTTTGAGTGATGAACCCTTCGCAAAACAGCTGCAATATTTAATGTTCTTGTGATCAAATTTTGCTTACTGGCTCTCAGAGGAACCATGACATAATTATTCAATTGAAATCATCTTTGCATTGAATGTTTTATATCTAAAGAGTATATGTGCCTTTCAAAATCTTCACAGAAACTTCTAGAAACAAtgtatttatgaaaaattattcCAGGAATTCATGAGTAATTTTGCCCTAAAAAGTGATTTAAGAAGTAGAAGTTCTATAATGAAATAtaatacctttattttctttaagtaTCAAGCAGAAAcaagtttttttcaaaaaaatcttttctttctcagtggGTCTCAGCACATAAGCAAGTTATGCTGATTCAGAATGGTAGCTCAGGAGAGATTTTTGGACATATATGCAGTCGGTAGTGCAGATAATGATGAGTGGTAATTGAAGAAAGAGTGCATTTTGGATGACAGTTTCATACCTATGCACCATCTCACCTAAACACATTTCTACTCCATCTtccaaattttattatttattacacATATTTATTATTGCCACTTCTTTTTCTAACAGGTCAGTCAAAGATTTTGCTGATACCTTCTGTGCcatcaggctctgcctgctcctctcgTTGCTTCTGCTTGAACTTCAGGTTCCCATAGTGCATGACAGCCCCTGTCAGCTTGTAGATGGCTGTTTTCTCATCAGCACTGAAGCCCAGGATGTCAATGGCACTCTGAAAAAGGAACAGTAAAGTAAAACATTTGTCTAGGAGATTCCAATTGTTGCAATACTCTGAATTGCTACTTACATCTGTAGCCATCAACTCCTCCTGGTCATTAATGCTGGCGACAGTGATCTCGCCTTGACTCACAAACTGGTAGTCATAGGGGTTGGTGGTGATGAGGAGCATgtctgaaaataaaaggatggGTCATGTAGGCTTAGTTTAGCCTACAAGTAACAGTGTGAGCAGAAACTCAGCAATCTTCCTTCAAGTTAGTAATTCTTCCTACCAATTAGCTCCGGCTTCTTGTTGGACATGATCTGATAAAAGATGTGGTAGCTCCTTTCTGCCTTGAGCTGGAAAGTGACTCTGGACTTCTCCAGCAGATCTGGAGGGAAAATTTGGTTAGAAACAAGAagaaatagcaaaagaaaaagaaaagagagaagataGGAAGAAAACAGGGAAGGCAGTACAGATGATGTTGTATGGATGGGGGAATGGATGGATTGGGAACTGCTGTGAAGTGTCTTACATGTTTCGATATCTGCAGAAGCCAGTTTTCCTGTGGCACCAAAATGGATTCTGATGAATTTGCCctttaaaggaataaaagtgTTTTAAGATGTACAACATAGAAACCATATCTGAAATAAAGAAGTTGGTACAAGTTTTCTACTTAGAGACATTTTCttaaaatctctgtatttgcaCCATAACATAAAGgtatctttttcatttttgacCATGAAAATAATCAGCAGTggcaaaactgtattttaagtATGCTGAGTGTACAAATGAGAAGGAATGTGTGAAATTCATTCAACAAATTATTCTAACTATATCCCTGCATACAGAGAGGAGTTACCTTAATGATATGGAAATATCAATTTAAGTAGTTGAGCTGCTTATATCTGAATTGTGATCTAATAAACAACTTCATTTCTGATAATTAAATCTGAAATACAGCAAATATTCAATTAGaaaatctctctctttctttctttctttctctctctctctttctttcatctctccTAGCCTCATTCCCTTTTCTCCTGCAATTTATCTGTCTCTTAGAAAATAAgtataaagtaaaaataaacagagcTCTTTTTTAACATTACAGTATGTTCTAGGAGAAACACCACATAACATGgtattatttgcattttaatctaaaacagaattaattttttgtgttgTGAAATCTGGAAAATGATCTTTAGTATAAGCGGCAAAGCTGTGGTAAGAAATTTCAGTTTTACTCTTGAAAACATGATGGCTGAACAGAAAACAATACTGACATAAACTCCTGTTTACTATGTTACAGGAATTATTTTGTTAATCAACTCACAAAGCGTGAGGAGTTGTCGTTCCTCACGGTCTTGGCATTTCCAAAGGCCTCCAGCAGTGGGTTGGCGCTGATGATTTGATCCTCAAGCGTTCCCTGCAGGGTGATAATCATTGCTAGTTATCCTTTTCAAAAATCATgtcaggaagaaaggaaagcattGATCCCAACATGTATCTACTAAATTACCTGCATTTTGCCTGATGAttgttcttcctttttcttgtctCCACTAGCTGCAATTGTTGCAAAGTACTGGATGACACGCTTGGTGTTCACAGTCTTCCCGGCCCCGGATTCTCCGCTGCCAAAGCCAAGAGAGAAGCAGAGGGTGCGTGGTCAGGCAGGAGGGGCCCTGGCACCGGGCAGCCCCGCAGGGACCCGCGCAGGGGGGGTACCTACGTGATCAGGATGGACTGGTTCTCACGATCTGTGAACAAGGCAGAAACACAGTACTTAAAACTCAGTGAACAACAGAGGAAGAATGAGACATAATCAGGTAAGTCTAATGTTTTGCCTGATGTCAGCTGCACTTAAACAAGTGAAGCACATCACTGAGTGCAGAGAtatctttcatttaaaagagTAGAAAGAACACTATGAAGATAGCAAACTCCAACAGATGCATATGTCAGATCCAAGAAAACTTTGAAAAAGTCTCTTCACTTTGCTGAGATAGGGTATCCCTTAAAAGAATATAATGGTCCAATGCCTCTGAGACTAGACAGAGCCACTCACCAGTCAGCATGAACTGATAGGCGTTGTCAGAGATGGAGAAGATGTGTGGAGGGGCCTCCTGGCGCTTCTTGCCTCGGTAGGCCAACACCACCTCGGGGTTGTACACCGGCAGCCACTTGTAGGGGTTGACAGTGACGCAGAAGAGACCCGAGTAGGTCTGCAAGGAAGGGACACAGCACGTTGCCTTgccctgagcctggcccagcagctcctgaggctgcccagaggaagctgctgctgccacttaCGTAGATCATCCAGGCTGCGTAACGCTCTTTGAGGTTGTACAGCACAGCGGGTTCGTGCAGGTGGGTCATCATGGCCATGTCCTCGATTTTGTCATACTTGGGAGGGTTCATGGAGAAGATTTGATCTTCTTTCACAGTCAGGGTCTGTCAGAGGAAGAAGGATACACATGTCAACTAAAAATCCAGAGTGGGGATCAAATGATTTCTTTGACTCTTATTTTTGACTCACCTCTCCCCCTTCAGTCTTGACAGTGACTTTGCCTGATTCCTTGCTCGTGATTGTCCCTTTCACAAAGGATTCCTTTGCATGTACCACAAAGACAGATGTCTTGGCATCAAAAGGTTTGTTCTGGGCTGCAATTCTCTCCTTCTCTGACTTTCGGAGGTAAGGAGCCGCCTCCCCAAAGATGGCCATCTCCGCGTCCGTAGACATGGCTGCGGTTTATGGAGGGGCTTGTCCGCAGAGAACACTGTGGAAGAGCAGATATGTTACTCAAATTTGCCAGAAAGTAAGCACTTGttaggagaagaaaagagaagttgtggagaaaaagaaactaTATTAATACAGCTTGTGGCCTTTTGGAAGGAATTGCGAATTTTTGCATTGGTGCAATTCAATATTTTTGGAAACGGTCAAAATTATATTTAGGGAGATTATTTGGCCTTTACTGAAAtcacatttaaataatttatagaTACTTAGAATTCAACTATTTAGACACTGTACTATGGAATTAAGAACCTCAAAAATCTCTTCAACTGCTGAACCACACTTAAAATTAGTTTGGAAATATTATAATGCTCTTTTCTCACAATTGATAGTTTTTTACAAAGATCAGAATGCTCATACTCCACTGTCTGAACTGCACACTGAAAACTCTAGCTTCTTAATGACTCAGTTTCAGTATTTACAACCTTTTTATAATGgcattaataataaaattttctctaATTTATTGACTGCTTGAATACAGGCATAAATTGCAACATGACTGTCTAAGATTAGTGCTGTTCAAACCACACTGAGATAGCTCCTTTTCTAgtactttcttttgttttttaaaaattagtagAATTTTAGAGAAAAACAAGGTTCAATGACTTAAAGCTGTGATGAAGTAAGGAATTTAAAGCCTGAATTAATTtatctgaaatatatttttctttcctctgccctgagggaaaaaaaaaaagcaaaaccaaacactgGGCGGCTtaggaaaacatttaaatatctcTTTCTGTATAGAGTTAGGTACCTGATATTGACACAACATTTAATCTTGTGTTTATTTTACTAAAATGAGAAAACATAACATGATATTTCTTTGTTTGTCTCTGGAGGAACAGGTAGTGGCTTCCAGAGGAGGGAGGCTGCGTCTTCCATTTCTTGTGAGGTAGAAaacaagcagagcagagaaTAAAGGGCAGCATTGCCTTTTACAGAGGTGACAATCAG
This portion of the Zonotrichia leucophrys gambelii isolate GWCS_2022_RI chromosome 18, RI_Zleu_2.0, whole genome shotgun sequence genome encodes:
- the LOC135455203 gene encoding myosin heavy chain, skeletal muscle, adult-like isoform X3 — its product is MSTDAEMAIFGEAAPYLRKSEKERIAAQNKPFDAKTSVFVVHAKESFVKGTITSKESGKVTVKTEGGETLTVKEDQIFSMNPPKYDKIEDMAMMTHLHEPAVLYNLKERYAAWMIYTYSGLFCVTVNPYKWLPVYNPEVVLAYRGKKRQEAPPHIFSISDNAYQFMLTDRENQSILITGESGAGKTVNTKRVIQYFATIAASGDKKKEEQSSGKMQGTLEDQIISANPLLEAFGNAKTVRNDNSSRFGKFIRIHFGATGKLASADIETYLLEKSRVTFQLKAERSYHIFYQIMSNKKPELIDMLLITTNPYDYQFVSQGEITVASINDQEELMATDSAIDILGFSADEKTAIYKLTGAVMHYGNLKFKQKQREEQAEPDGTEVADKAAYLMGLNSADLLKALCYPRVKVGNEYVTKGQTVQQVYNSVGALAKAVYEKMFLWMVVRINEQLDTKQPRQYFIGVLDIAGFEIFDFNSLEQLCINFTNEKLQQFFNHHMFVLEQEEYKKEGIEWEFIDFGMDLAACIELIEKPMGIFSILEEECMFPKATDTSFKNKLYDQHLGKSSNFQKPKPAKGKAEAHFSLVHYAGTVDYNITGWLEKNKDPLNETVIGLYQKSSVKTLALLFASYEASGGGGGGKKGGKKKGSSFQTVSALFRENLNKLMTNLRSTHPHFVRCIIPNETKTPGAMEHELVLHQLRCNGVLEGIRICRKGFPSRVLYADFKQRYKVLNASAIPEGQFIDSKKASEKLLSSIDVDHTQYKFGHTKVFFKAGLIGVLEEMRDEKLAQLITRTQARCRGFLARVEYQRMVERRESIFCIQYNIRAFMNVKHWPWMKLFFKIKPLLKSAESEKEMANMKEEFEKTKEELAKSEAKRKEMEEKMASLMKEKNDLQLQVQAEADALADAEERCDQLIKTKIQLEAKVKEVTERAEDEEEINAELTAKKRKLEDECSELKKDIDDLELTLAKVEKEKHATENKVKNLTEEMAALDETIAKLTKEKKALQEAHQQTLDDLQAEEDKVNTLTKAKTKLEQQVDDLEGSLEQEKKLRMDLERAKRKLEGDLKLAQDSIMDLENDKQQLDEKLKKKDFEISQIQGKIEDEQALGMQLQKKIKELQARIEELEEEIEAERTSRAKAEKHRADLSRELEEISERLEEAGGATSAQIEMNKKREAEFQKMRRDLEEATLQHEATAAALRKKHADSTAELGEQIDNLQRVKQKLEKEKSEMKMEIDDLASNMESVSKAKANLEKMCRTLEDQLSEIKTKEEEHQRMINDLNAQRARLQTEAGEFSRQVDEKDALISQLSRGKQAFTQQIEELKRHLEEEIKAKNALAHALQSARHDCDLLREQYEEEQEAKGELQRALSKANSEVAQWRTKYETDAIQRTEELEEAKKKLAQRLQDAEEHVEAVNAKCASLEKTKQRLQNEVEDLMIDVERSNAACAALDKKQKNFDKILAEWKQKYEETQAELEASQKESRSLSTELFKMKNAYEESLDHLETMKRENKNLQQEISDLTEQIAEGGKAIHELEKVKKQIEQEKSEIQAALEEAEASLEHEEGKILRLQLELNQVKAEIDRKIAEKDEEIDQMKRNHLRIVESMQSTLDAEIRSRNEALRLKKKMEGDLNEMEIQLSHANRVAAEAQKNLRNTQAVLKDTQIHLDDAIRTQDDLKEQVAMVERRANLLQAEIEELRAALEQTERSRKVAEQELLDASERVQLLHTQNTSLINTKKKLETDIAQIQSEMEDTIQEARNAEEKAKKAITDAAMMAEELKKEQDTSAHLERMKKNLDQTVKDLQLRLDEAEQLALKGGKKQIQKLEARVRELEGEVDAEQKRSAEAVKGVRKYERRVKELTYQSEEDRKNILRLQDLVDKLQMKVKSYKRQAEEAEELSNVNLSKFRKIQHELEEAEERADIAESQVNKLRAKSREIHGKKIGEEE